The proteins below come from a single Chrysoperla carnea chromosome 1, inChrCarn1.1, whole genome shotgun sequence genomic window:
- the LOC123301266 gene encoding ras-responsive element-binding protein 1 encodes MQDLYGVSVPLPISNKENQPENTSILPTSGSSPPPSNQDINMDRTTIDTKDEYQISTRYQQRRLIKSTTPQKIIKYEAEERENNTTVNANQTDDEDNDKNDDIENQQSQQDTHHDSQQNSSVTKFTCMVCDLRIDNQSDYITHIREHENSSTKSGGSDETTQYTCRICQKQFNTSANLERHLLVHGGERPFRCKICSITFTTNGNMHRHMRSHAEYESDGSTDSSTTSAGSSTRKSQRMKRRFEFNNNNYNKRKADCMDSSDDAMPPATHRRRLKTINNNTINALQKFQCPVCNREDFASLNVFETHLEDTHPEYQIKCDQCNLIFKNHRVLNLHRYMSHHLNNDTSNENKNSIIGFKDLTFVDFSSEKFPIIAKEVCEKSFHRASNENDLNFQCTKCLHGFPCASALEIHQRACLNSDYYKTGNSSDNNDEPRSEEDIRRSDFFNGLKLQDKSQQQAEQPQEQTPTFVQKIRLKECLSRDPSRSPLPTMDSTKDLADIQSIISVTSAQSLLQQLTTPKCIPPIQLPLSMQITPPDSNQRHQQSQENHQEEEQQDQFASEFRKMKQKGEFPCRLCSAVFPNLRALKGHNRAHLTGNGNGPYRCNMCPHSSTDKAALVRHMRTHNGDRPYECSLCNYAFTTKANCERHLRNRHRKVTREEVKRAIIYHPSEDPTNDESLSGSIKGFTPPRRNNDDLIASKLSQISEAKRSLIFSSPTVDKIPSTVANPLQIPDFRTVMSKIQLPNMILPKDDNLPGIVRNNLAALKDHRILPKIPNVLNLSNNNDDNRMIHTPPMVSMPKIQVKDVNELKQIPLELDTPAKSDHSDSEPEDTYSNHSNHLMSTPLSHFVRESRPIAAPMDLSMDVLDLSKKKRDVTPEPEIQNHEDDDNDSLDEDEAKPQDLTIKTMSQMAAAATPPPASIFEKTQLLLAQQLLKRDTVVPSVFPPNFYSNFYNANTRPPTVPSLTTPPQFGNFPGINPYFLQAHPFLTPTASPQDFQEMKERFQKEFLEKLRGLQMSGGGLIMEQLASEKLQSFQQKQDQNTDEKSPLTIDTNQPFNSDNNSRSPMKQQSTPKMTENIISHTPNSVKMVIKNGVLMPKQKQRRYRTERPFSCEHCSARFTLRSNMERHIKQQHPQFWSQRQRSNMSAGVPGRKPSLQILPNIQQQQQAQNFDLHKNLSNLPNVPKEIPPNFSLPTLNDLNKQQPLLISDQVKFAILAQQLKQQSMKQQNFSNNVVVKDENSHGNDDEEENDALVIDEEISQQSASTIERNNQTSSPLVIKSDLLPTILPQQQQQNEQKKNLEEKLKMIREKLLQQESNKKFNESLAIMDEQKREEIIRNEDLVPVSKLLDNAAQIPFREYFRRDTEDTETPSEEEEEGFLATSGSTSEGNISGSDGNRSESEHQHSKNTSNNIKENNNTEQSNEMPVKKKSAYSLAPNRVICPYCHRKFPWSSSLRRHILTHTGQKPFKCSHCPLLFTTKSNCDRHLLRKHGNVVNQTASNNNNNNNNNNTTTQSSNDQTTPNAIPTTNYMMRNVPERPFKCSTCPSSTFSTLSNLKKHVSCKHSGSTSPTSNKGDGDRPSVTSGSVYDSHSSEDEYSRVEKLIKTYKNDNWDQNINNNTDSLITNSTTNGNNNPGATPQNSDLPFKCHLCDSSYGERQEALDHIKDQHTAEYELLLSKGALEQSQIHHEQHQHSIENHSDEQDDQIHLRGKFPDYANRKVMCAFCMRRFWSAEDLRRHMRTHTGERPFSCDVCRRRFTLKHSMLRHRKKHNNNNNNNNSDAETTPSNLTTNNNDDNNIQSSSAGEETDLEKPSENNNNNLLVKSTAAAEEPESGGSDLLSNLLQIRDRSIIDQVLVSSADDAAKLLGVNKNID; translated from the exons atgcaagATTTGTATGGTGTTAGTGTTCCATTACCAATCAGTAATAAGGAAAATCAACCGGAAAATACATCAATATTACCAACATCCGGTTCATCGCCACCGCCAAGTAATCAAG atATAAACATGGACCGTACTACAATTGATACCAAAGATGAATACCAAATATCCACACGTTACCAACAACGTCGATTAATTAAGTCAACAACACcacaaaaaatcatcaaatacgAAGCCGAAGAAAGGGAAAATAATACTACAGTCAATGCAAACCAAACTGATGACGAAGATAATGAcaaaaatgatgatattgaaAATCAACAATCACAACAAGATACACATCATGATTCTCAACAAAACTCGTcagttacaaaatttacatgtaTGGTATGTGATTTACGTATTGATAATCAATCCGATTACATAACACATATCCGTGAACATGAAAACAGCAGCACAAAAAGTGGTGGGTCCGATGAAACCACACAATACACATGTCGAATCtgtcaaaaacaatttaatactaGTGCAAATTTAGAGCGACATTTACTTGTACATGGAGGTGAACGCCCATTTCGATGTAAAATATGTTCGATTACATTTACAACAAATGGTAACATGCATCGACACATGCGATCTCATGCCGAATATGAATCTGACGGTAGCACAGATAGTTCTACAACAAGTGCGGGTTCATCAACACGAAAATCACAAAGAATGAAACGTCGATTTGagtttaacaataataattataataaacgtaAAGCTGATTGTATGGATTCTTCGGATGATGCAATGCCGCCAGCGACACATCGTCGTCggttaaaaacaattaacaataaCACCATAAAtgcattacaaaaatttcaatgtccAGTATGCAATCGTGAAGATTTTGCATCTTTGAATGTATTCGAAACGCACTTGGAGGATACACATCccgaatatcaaataaaatgcgATCAATGTAATTTAATCTTTAAGAATCATCGAGTGTTAAATTTACATCGTTATATGAGTCATCATCTCAATAATGATACCTCCAATGagaataaaaatagtattattgGGTTTAAAGATCTAACATTTGTTGATTTTTCAAgtgaaaaatttccaataattgCAAAAGAAGTATGTGAAAAATCATTCCATCGTGCAAGcaatgaaaatgatttgaattttcaatGTACGAAATGTTTACATGGTTTTCCATGTGCAAGTGCATTAGAAATACATCAACGCGCTTGCTTAAATAGTGATTATTATAAGACGGGAAATTCTAGTGATAATAATGACGAACCACGCTCTGAAGAAGACATTCGTCGTTCAGATTTCTTTAATGGTTTAAAGTTACAAGATAAATCACAACAGCAAGCTGAACAACCACAAGAGCAAACACCaacatttgtacaaaaaatacgtttaaaGGAATGCTTATCACGCGACCCTTCGAGATCTCCATTACCAACAATGGATTCTACAAAAGATTTAGCTGATATTCAATCAATTATATCAGTGACAAGTGCTCAAAGtttattacaacaattaacAACTCCTAAATGTATTCCTCCGATTCAATTGCCGTTATCGATGCAAATTACACCACCGGACTCAAACCAGCGTCATCAACAATCTCAAGAAAATCATCAAGAAGAAGAACAACAAGATCAATTTGCTTCAGAATTTcgtaaaatgaaacaaaaggGTGAATTTCCATGTCGACTATGCTCGGCAGTATTTCCAAATTTACGTGCACTAAAAGGGCATAACCGTGCTCATTTAACCGGTAATGGAAATGGACCATATCGTTGCAATATGTGCCCGCATTCCTCAACTGATAAAGCTGCTTTGGTACGGCATATGCGAACACATAATGGCGACCGTCCTTATGAATGTTCGCTCTGTAATTATGCATTTACTACAAAAGCCAATTGTGAGCGACATTTACGTAATCGTCATCGTAAAGTCACACGTGAGGAAGTGAAACGTGCTATAATTTACCATCCTTCAGAGGATCCAACAAATGATGAAAGTTTGTCAGGATCAATTAAAGGTTTTACTCCACCAAGACGTAATAACGATGATTTGATTGCATCAAAATTGTCACAAATCTCAGAAGCAAAGCGTTCATTAATTTTCTCATCGCCAACTGTTGATAAAATTCCATCAACTGTTGCAAATCCTTTACAAATACCTGATTTCCGTACTGTTATGTCCAAAATACAATTACCAAATATGATTTTACCGAAAGATGATAATTTACCAGGAATTGTGAGGAATAATTTGGCTGCATTAAAAGATCACAGAATTTTACCAAAGATACCAAATGTgctaaatttatcaaataataatgacGATAATCGTATGATCCATACACCACCGATGGTATCAATGCCCAAAATTCAAGTGAAAGATGTTAACGAATTAAAGCAAATTCCACTTGAATTGGACACAccagccaaaagtgatcattcAGATTCAGAGCCTGAAGATACGTACTCAAACCATTCAAACCATTTGATGTCAACACCATTGTCACATTTTGTACGAGAAAGTCGTCCAATAGCTGCACCAATGGATTTAAGTATGGATGTTTTAGATTTAAGTAAAAAGAAACGAGACGTAACACCAGAGCCAGAAATTCAAAATCATGAAGATGATGATAATGATAGTTTAGACGAAGACGAAGCAAAACCACAAGatttaacaattaaaacaatGAGTCAAATGGCAGCGGCGGCAACACCTCCTCCGgcatcaatatttgaaaaaacacaattattacTAGCACAACAATTACTGAAACGAGACACAGTAGTTCCTTCAGTGTTTCCGCCAAATTtctattctaatttttataatgcgAATACACGACCACCAACAGTGCCATCATTAACCACACCACCACAGTTTGGAAATTTCCCCGGAATAAATCCATATTTCTTACAAGCTCATCCATTTTTAACACCAACTGCATCACCACAAGATTTTCAAGAGATGAAAGAACGAtttcaaaaagaatttcttgAAAAGTTACGTGGCTTACAAATGAGCGGTGGTGGTTTAATTATGGAACAATTAGCTAGCGAGAAATTGCAATCGTTTCAGCAAAAACAAGATCAAAATACTGATGAAAAGTCACCGTTGACCATTGATACAAATCAACCATTTAACAGTGATAATAATTCGCGTTCACCAATGAAGCAACAATCAACACCAAAAATgactgaaaatattatttctcataCACCAAATTCGGTGAAAATGGTTATTAAAAATGGAGTTTTAAtgccaaaacaaaaacagagaCGTTATCGTACTGAACGTCCATTTTCATGTGAACATTGTTCGGCTCGATTTACGCTACGCTCAAATATGGAACGACATATTAAACAACAACATCCACAATTTTGGTCACAGCGTCAAAGATCCAATATGTCAGCTGGTGTGCCTGGTCGAAAACcatctttacaaattttaccaaacattcaacaacagcaacaagcacaaaattttgatttgcataaaaatttatcaaatttaccgAATGTACCAAAAGAGATCCCACCAAATTTTTCTCTACCAACATTGAAcgatttaaataaacaacaacCATTGTTAATTAGCGATCAAGTAAAATTCGCCATTTTAGCACAACAATTAAAACAACAGTCAATGAAACAACAGAATTTTTCGAATAATGTTGTGGTAAAAGACGAGAATTCACATGGAAATGATGATGAAGAAGAGAATGATGCTTTGGTGATTGATGAAGAAATCTCACAGCAAAGTGCGTCCACAATTGAACGTAACAATCAAACTTCTTCGCCATTAGTGATTAAATCTGATTTATTACCAACAATTTTGCCACAACAGCAACAGCAAAatgaacaaaagaaaaatttagaagaaaagttaaaaatgatacgagaaaaattattacaacaagagtcaaataaaaaatttaatgaaagctTAGCTATAATGGATGAACAAAAACGTGAAGAAATTATTCGGAATGAAGATTTagtacctgtatcaaaattattagataatGCTGCTCAAATACCATTTCGTGAATATTTTCGGCGTGATACAGAAGATACTGAAACACCCTCCGAAGAAGAGGAAGAAGGATTTTTAGCTACAAGTGGTAGTACTAGTGAAGGAAATATTTCAGGCAGTGATGGCAATAG ATCCGAATCAGAACATCAACATTCAAAGAATACATCAAAcaacataaaagaaaataacaacaCCGAACAATCAAATGAAATGCCAGTTAAGAAAAAATCAGCATACTCATTAGCACCAAATCGTGTCATATGCCCATATTGTCATCGTAAATTCCCATGGTCATCATCATTACGCCGCCATATCCTAACACACACCGGGCAAAAACCATTTAAATGCTCACACTGTCCActattatttacaacaaaatcgAATTGTGACCGCCATTTATTACGAAAACATGGCAATGTTGTGAATCAAACcgcatcaaataataataataataataacaataataatacgaCTACACAATCGTCAAATGATCAAACAACTCCAAATGCGATTCCCACAACAAATTACATGATGCGAAATGTACCCGAACGCCCATTTAAATGTTCAACATGTCCCAGCTCAACATTTTCAACCTTAAGTAATCTAAAAAAGCATGTTTCGTGTAAACATAGTGGATCAACATCACCTACATCAAACAAAGGTGATGGAGACCGACCATCTGTTACGTCAGGTAGTGTTTATGATAGTCATTCTTCAGAAGATGAATACTCACGCGTTGAGAAGTTGataaaaacttacaaaaatgATAATTGGGATCAAAACATTAACAATAACACCGATTCATTGATAACAAATTCAACAACAAATGGAAATAATAATCCGGGAGCAACGCCACAAAATTCTGATTTACCATTTAAATGTCATTTATGTGACAGCTCATATGGTGAACGTCAAGAGGCTTTGGACCATATTAAAGATCAACATACCGCTGAATACGAATTATTGTTATCAAAAGGTGCGCTAGAACAATCTCAAATACATCACGAACAACATCAACACAGCATCGAAAATCATAGCGATGAACAAGATGATCAAATTCATTTACGTGGTAAATTCCCTGATTATGCTAATCGTAAAGTAATGTGTGCATTTTGTATGCGTCGTTTTTGGTCTGCAGAAGATTTACGTCGTCATATGCGTACCCATACTGGGGAGCGTCCGTTTTCCTGTGATGTATGCCGACGACGTTTTACGCTAAAGCATTCCATGTTACGTCATcgtaaaaaacataataataataataataataacaatagcGATGCTGAGACGACACCTTCAAATTTGACTACGAATAACAACgatgataataatattcaaagtaGTAGTGCTGGTGAAGAAACGGATTTAGAAAAACctagtgaaaataataataataatttattagtgaAATCAACAGCTGCAGCTGAGGAGCCAGAAAGTGGTGGTAGTGatttattaagtaatttattacaaattcgtGATCGCTCAATTATTGATCAAGTTTTAGTATCATCCGCCGATGATGCTGCTAAATTATTaggagtaaataaaaatatcgattaa